The genomic segment GCATTGGGATAGGGGTCGCGGTCTTCGATCAGGGCGGAGAGGAATTCGTGCGCCAAATGGGGGTGTGATCCGCCGTGACCGGCACCTTGTGTGAAGGAGAGGTGTTGGTGGTCGTCCGCATCATAGACACCGCCGGTGGTGAAGGGTTGGATTTCTTCCGGCAAGAGATGCGCGTAGTCCGGGACCTTGATCCGCTCGGGGATTTCCGGCTCCGGTTTTTTGGCAGTGTGCAGTACCGGATCTTCACCTTCGATCAACGGCCACTCAAAAGCTTGTTTGGTGCCGTAGACGTCAAAGCTTTCGCGGTATTGGCGGGCGACGTCGAAAAGTGAACGGTGAATTCTGGCAGTCAGGTCCGAATTGCGGAATTTGATGTGCGTGGTTTCCACAGCGAAGGGAGAGTTGTATTTCGGGATCAACTCTTCACGAATCGTGCCCGATCCGAAACAGGAGACGTACTCCGCTTCGTCGCGTGTCAGTGCCATACAGGGACCGACGCAGTGGGTGGCGTAGTGCATGGGGGGCAATCCGGGCCAATAGTCGGGCCAGCCGTCCATGTCCTGCACATGGCTGGCCTGCAGGAATTGCACTTTGCCCAAGTCGCCCTTTTCGTAGAGTTCCTTGGTGAATAGAAATTCGCGGGCATAGACCACGGTTTCGGCCATCATGTATTTGAGGCCGGTCTCTTTGACCAGATTGACGATTTCCTCGCACTCGGCGATGCTGGTCGCCATGGGAACCGTGCACATCACGTGCTTGCCTGCTTTGAGGGCGGCGATCGATTGCCGTGCGTGGTCGGGGATTGGTGTGTTGATGTGCACGAAATCGACGTCCGGGTCGGCGAGGACGTCGTCGTAGTTGGTGTAGCGTTTTTCGATCCCGAAAGCGTCGCCTATCTCGTTGAGCTTCGCCTCGGACCGTTGGCAAATGGCGTACATTTTGGCCTGCGGATGGCGTTGATAAATCGGGATAAACTCCGCACCAAAGCCCATGCCAATAATCGCGACGTTCACCTGTTGCCGACCCATGGTCTATTTCCTCTCGCGTCGTGAGTGATGAAAATCTTGGATGTTGCCGCTAAAAATGCTAGGACAACGGCTTCACGATAACGGTTTGGTAGGCAAACGCCAATCAAACGGGAGTGGTTTTATGGAGAGGGCCGAAACCGCGCGTTGTGGTTTGTTCAGTCAGGGGCAAACCGAGCGATTGAAAGACACACCTGGACAAGCCAGCAGTGGCACCCGGCGGGATTTCTTCTGACGACAAGATAATCAAAGAGACACCGCAGACCGCCATCGGGCAACTTATATGCGATCCTGCCAGTATTCTGGTTCACGGCTGGAATGAGCGACTGCCAAGACCAATATTCGATTCTCATCCGGCTGTTCGAAGATCAATCGAAACGGAAATTGCCGCACGCGTACCCACCGAAATTAGTCTAATTCGATCGGATGAGAAGGTGGGTGGGACTGTATGCGTTCGACGGCGTTGTCTACTGCGCGAAGGAATCGTGTTGCCACTGTGGAATCGCGTTGGGAATACCATTCCCACAACTCACGTAGCTCACGGTCTGCGTCGCGATGAAAGTAGACGACCATAACGTTTACCGAAGCTGTTCCCGGACCTGCTCCCATGATTTGGCATGATTCCAGTCGCCGGAACGACGGCGGAGTTCGTCAGTAAACTTAGGATCATCTGAGGAGAGACCAGGTGCGTCCTCGGAGATATCGTCCATCAAACGCTCGACAATCATTAGTCGCTCTGGCTCGGACAATTTCAAAATTGCATCTAACAATTCATTCGGTGTTTGTGACATTTGATCCCCTACATGATCTTCACCGTGGACAACAAATCAATTGTACAGTATCCAGAGAGACATCGCCAAGAGGGTATTTGTTGGCAAGTGAGGGAATCCCGTGAGGCAACTTGCCGCAACGGTTTCGTAAGGCAACGTTTGCGCCGGTTTGTTTCGAGAAATCAACACCCGTCTTCAGCCCGATTTCGATGAACCCGCCTTTACATGCATCGGCCGCGCGTGATAATTGAGGATCAAATTGAATAGAACCTCGCTACAAGTTGTTTCAAAACCCTCTGACGCGTCCCGCTGACACTGATTTGTAAGTTTCCGGAACAAGCGCAACCAGGTTTTGAAACTCGTTCTAGGAGTTGTGAGATGGGATATGTCGTTAGCGCCTTGTTGATCGGACTGGCGATCTTAATTCATGAGTTGGGGCATTTGGTCGCCGCTTGGTGGACCAAGATTCCGGTCGCTCGGTTTTCCGTGGGCATCGGCCCGAAGGTTTGGGGCTGGCGGCGGGGTGAGACCGACTATTGGTTGTCGGCGATTCCCCTGGGAGGCTACGTCCTGCCGGCTGTGGAAGATCATGACGAGTTTGTGAAGATTCCCGTTTCGCGACGTTTGATCTTTGCCTTTGGTGGACCGGTCGCCAATATCCTGCTCTCGTTTGTCTGCTTGGCGGTTTACAACGTCTCGCAGGGTGGGTTGAGCCTGTCGGCTATCTCAGTGGAACCGGTCGTGCAAATCGGCAATATGATCATGGCGATGATCGCAGCCATCGGCGGATTGTTCACCGGAGCCGGCGAAGTTTCGGGCGTCGTGGGCATCGTGGCTGTGGGAGATAAAATTGTCTCCGGTGGATTTATCGGGATGCTGAAATTCCTGAATGCGTTGAGTATCAGCTTGGCCGTATTCAACATGCTGCCCATGCCTCCGCTGGATGGCGGCAAGATTATGATGTATCTACTCGAATCGATCGATCGCCGGTTGCTGTGGTTGCACGAACGCTTGACGATTGCGGGCATTGTGCTGATTCTGGGTTTGATGGTTTACGCAACCTATGGCGACGTGCAAGCATTGTTGAATTAGGCGTGAGGGGTGAGGGGACAGGCGTGAGCAGAAAGAGAGACCGGATGGTTCATCAACGCTCCCACCAGTCTTTCAAGCCACCCTAGACGTCCCGACTTCACACTGCCCCCCGCCAACCCTCAACCCTGTCCCCTCAAGCCTCACTCCTACCTCCAGAATGGATTCTCCGTCATTTCATCGATGAAAACTCTTCCCCCCTCGGACACGACCTATTTGTTTTTGGTACGACACGGCGCAACGGATGCGAATTTGCAGCAGCCTTATATCTTGCAAGGGCAAGGGATTAACGGGCCGCTGAGCAAATTGGGTGTGCGACAGGCTGCCGCGTGCAGCGCGCTGTTGAGCGAGTTTCCTCTCTCACAAGTCTACGCCAGCCCCATGCTGCGGGCACAAGAATCGGCGGCGGCAATTGCAAAGCCGCACCAGTTGCCGGTGCAAACGGCCGGGGACATTAACGAATGTGACGTGGGCCGTTGGGAAGGATTGGACTGGGGTTCAATCGAGCGGGATTTCGCCGAGGAGTATGCCTATTTCCGCGAAAACCCCGCGAAACATGGCTATCTTGAAGGAGAGTCGTACGGCGATGTTGCAGCCCGGGTCACGCCGGTGCTCAACGGGTTGTTGGAGAAACACCGGGGCGAATCGATCGTCGTGGTGGCTCACAACGTCGTCAATCGCGTCTATCTGGCGACTCTGCTGGGCGTTCCGTTGGAACTAGCTCCCACGATTCGACAAGCGAATTGCGGCGTGAACATTATCCGCCACAATCCGCAGGAGACAGTCGTCACCACGATGAACGCGGCGTTTCATCTCGATGGATTGACGGTCGGGTGATGCCGCCTTTTGCACGGCTTTGCTCGGAGTCGGAAAGCGATGAGCGCTTACTGCCCACCCCATCTCGCTAGTTCTGCGGTGGTTGACCGGTTTGCGGTGCGCCGGGATTGTTTTGTTGTGCAGCAGCCTGTTCGGCGGCGCGGATGCGTTCTTTGTACAGTGCCGTGAGATCGACGGGAGTGGGTGTTTCCGGTGGAATGAAGGTGAATTCGCTATCGTCGATTGCGCCGTTGAGTTCAATATCGCGGAACGCCAACGTAAGCATCGGCCGCGCGTGATTGCGTCCCGCCACTTTTTTCAGGTACTGGATCTTCAGGGGGAAACCTGTTTGTCGGTCGAGGAACACTTTCACAAAATCGGGAACCAGCGAAGGCAACTGCTGCGCGGCCTGTTGCCCATTTTGGGGTCCGGCATTGGCTTGTTGCGGCGGGAGGAATCGACTGCGAAATTGTTGGTTCCAGGTCCCTTGAATCATCCAGACGCTCTTGTCGCCCAGCGAATCGTCTTTGAGGTTGTCGAAGGTCATCGACTGTTCCATGGCAGCTAACAAGCCGGGAAGTCCTCCGAAGCCCATTTCAGCGATAAACATGTCCGCTGTGGCGACTTTGCTAGAGCTGGCCGCTTCTAGGATTTCGCGCACATTGCGCCGCGTGAGTTGGACCTCTTCGCCGATGATGTGCCGGGTATGCAAAACCTCGCCATCGCAGACTTCCATCATCGCTCCGATGGTCTGTCCGATTTGTAGATCGAATTCCAACCGCAGCTTCATTTTGCCTCGCTGCAAATAGCGACCGGTGGCTGTGAACCCGTGAGTGCCGATTTCGACCGTCTCGATGACGTTGGCACGGATCGATTGGTGTTGAGAGAGCAATTCCCGCGATTTTCTGAGGGCATCGGCCGCTGTGGCTTTGTTGCCCACCTTCTCAGGCGGTTTCTCCGCAGGAGTTTCTGCGGGTTTTTCCGCAGTCTCTTCGGGCTCGGTCTCAGCCTGAGCCAGCGTCAAATCGGCCGGCAGCTGTTGATTTTGCGGCCCAGCTGGCAAATCCGGGAGAATTGCTCGGTGCAGCTCTGGCGGTGCAGCATAGCCGTAAGCCATTGCAGCAATGAGAGTTGCAGCCACACATAAAATGGGCAAGGTTTTTGTCATGTTACGAAAATACTGAATTCACCAAAGAAACGGGGCGGGTTATTCCGAAAAAACTGATTGTAATCGCATGCCGTACGGAAATTGCCATTCGACTGCGTGAACAAAAAGGCGGTGATGCTTCCTGTTGGTAAGTATGCCGCTGCAGGGCGATCTGTTTGATGGTTTTAGTGTATTCGCTAGGCCGCAGGTAGGTCGACTGCAATCCACAAGAAAGAAATTCGGGACAACGGCGCAGGAATACGATTGGATCCGGCGCTTGAGTCGCAGCGGGAGCGGGGTGTTTAGGAGACGTTTCATCGAGATGGATCCTGTTGGCACCAGTCACATTACTTAAGTACCCGAGGGGGTTATGATGAGATCCTACTTTTTGGCATTAAGCACTGTGGTCGTCGTGAGCGTCGGCTGCAGCTCTTACGAGACTTGTCCAGACGACTGCAATGGCGGTGGACCTGGAGGAGCCGGCGGGTATCCTTCGGTCGATTCCAACCAATACCACGCGCCCCCGGCCCAACATTTGTTGCGTCCCGGACCCATGGTCGACGGTCCCGGCCCGGGCGTGTTGCCGATGATGGGTGGCATGGGAGTTGGCGGACCGTTTTCGACGCAGACTTCGCAACTCCGGTTTATCGGCCCGGCCGGCATGGGCATTGGCTGGCAGATCAACGGCGGAT from the Symmachiella macrocystis genome contains:
- a CDS encoding Gfo/Idh/MocA family protein — translated: MGRQQVNVAIIGMGFGAEFIPIYQRHPQAKMYAICQRSEAKLNEIGDAFGIEKRYTNYDDVLADPDVDFVHINTPIPDHARQSIAALKAGKHVMCTVPMATSIAECEEIVNLVKETGLKYMMAETVVYAREFLFTKELYEKGDLGKVQFLQASHVQDMDGWPDYWPGLPPMHYATHCVGPCMALTRDEAEYVSCFGSGTIREELIPKYNSPFAVETTHIKFRNSDLTARIHRSLFDVARQYRESFDVYGTKQAFEWPLIEGEDPVLHTAKKPEPEIPERIKVPDYAHLLPEEIQPFTTGGVYDADDHQHLSFTQGAGHGGSHPHLAHEFLSALIEDRDPYPNAVQSANWTCVGICAHESALKGGEIVRLPEFTLS
- a CDS encoding type II toxin-antitoxin system RelE/ParE family toxin, which gives rise to MGAGPGTASVNVMVVYFHRDADRELRELWEWYSQRDSTVATRFLRAVDNAVERIQSHPPSHPIELD
- a CDS encoding site-2 protease family protein, with the protein product MGYVVSALLIGLAILIHELGHLVAAWWTKIPVARFSVGIGPKVWGWRRGETDYWLSAIPLGGYVLPAVEDHDEFVKIPVSRRLIFAFGGPVANILLSFVCLAVYNVSQGGLSLSAISVEPVVQIGNMIMAMIAAIGGLFTGAGEVSGVVGIVAVGDKIVSGGFIGMLKFLNALSISLAVFNMLPMPPLDGGKIMMYLLESIDRRLLWLHERLTIAGIVLILGLMVYATYGDVQALLN
- a CDS encoding histidine phosphatase family protein — encoded protein: MKTLPPSDTTYLFLVRHGATDANLQQPYILQGQGINGPLSKLGVRQAAACSALLSEFPLSQVYASPMLRAQESAAAIAKPHQLPVQTAGDINECDVGRWEGLDWGSIERDFAEEYAYFRENPAKHGYLEGESYGDVAARVTPVLNGLLEKHRGESIVVVAHNVVNRVYLATLLGVPLELAPTIRQANCGVNIIRHNPQETVVTTMNAAFHLDGLTVG